One bacterium HR11 DNA segment encodes these proteins:
- the hxcR_2 gene encoding putative type II secretion system protein HxcR, producing the protein MRWAVQVAFLVYECMAEWRPASSVECWICGHGTPLVVEGIPLCLGCLLATRGLRTGRPPGPASAYMYPSIVGEALPDAGWQAVALRQAELLSPTAGPVCPYEVERVALTRVFGPVDVARLLRLPLEADRPAAPLPVSVRRLWPLERARSTGIVPVEAVLQGSGRIRLTLAGLPAEGDLADLLEACALQVAELTVQMTALDPRQEREALLTCLYTEGLPRRIALPADRPSSPPTDGVSSWETRAVPIDPQAIQPTVRSGAESVRVLILEAYRQGASDIHVEPYPMEDGWGTRIRFRVDGLLQDVLRVREPLWQSIGQALKHLCRMTAGVALAPRDGSFTADLEGTPVHLRVSIIPAGPEAGGESAVIRILQQDMLRYTWAELGLMGPAWEALEAALREPWGMVVVAGPTGSGKSTTFHKLVQRLPAHFKVLTVEDPIEYVHPGIVQCQVSEHMSFACAVRAFLRQDPDVILVGEVRDAETARAALEAASTGHLVLTTVHAHTALQVVDRLERMDLDRAWVARVLRVVATQELVRRPCPHCGEWASPEEVVHPALQVRIREAGVGRVWVGRGCSRCAGRGLARGGGLTRVPVLSTVTVSDDVRLAIEARRRPGEVLRVCIAAGGYVSRWESALFLTGRRLLDGRYLNVLGGDDV; encoded by the coding sequence ATGAGGTGGGCCGTGCAGGTCGCCTTTCTCGTTTACGAATGCATGGCCGAGTGGAGGCCGGCGTCGTCGGTCGAATGCTGGATCTGCGGGCACGGGACGCCGCTCGTCGTCGAGGGGATCCCCCTGTGCCTGGGGTGCCTGCTGGCGACCCGAGGGCTCCGCACGGGCCGGCCGCCGGGACCGGCCAGCGCCTACATGTATCCGTCCATCGTCGGCGAGGCCCTCCCGGACGCCGGCTGGCAGGCCGTCGCCCTCCGTCAGGCCGAGCTTCTCTCCCCGACGGCGGGTCCGGTCTGTCCGTATGAAGTCGAGCGGGTCGCCTTGACCCGGGTATTCGGCCCGGTCGATGTGGCCCGCCTGCTGAGGCTTCCCCTCGAGGCCGACCGGCCGGCGGCGCCCCTGCCGGTATCGGTCCGCCGTCTCTGGCCCCTCGAACGGGCCCGGTCGACGGGGATCGTCCCCGTCGAGGCGGTCCTCCAGGGAAGCGGTCGAATTCGCCTGACGCTGGCGGGTCTGCCGGCCGAGGGGGACCTGGCCGACCTGCTGGAGGCCTGCGCCCTGCAGGTCGCGGAGCTGACGGTGCAGATGACGGCCCTGGACCCCCGCCAGGAACGGGAAGCCCTCCTGACGTGCCTGTACACGGAGGGCCTGCCCCGGCGGATCGCCCTGCCGGCCGACCGACCGTCGTCCCCCCCGACGGACGGCGTCTCGTCTTGGGAGACCCGAGCCGTTCCGATTGACCCCCAGGCGATTCAGCCGACGGTTCGCTCCGGGGCCGAATCCGTCCGGGTCCTGATTCTGGAGGCCTACCGGCAGGGCGCGTCCGACATTCACGTCGAGCCCTATCCGATGGAGGACGGCTGGGGGACTCGCATCCGATTTCGGGTCGACGGCCTCCTGCAGGACGTCCTGCGGGTCCGGGAGCCCCTTTGGCAGTCCATCGGTCAGGCCCTCAAGCACCTGTGCCGCATGACGGCCGGCGTGGCCCTGGCGCCCCGGGACGGGAGCTTCACGGCGGACCTCGAGGGGACGCCGGTCCACCTGCGGGTGAGCATCATTCCGGCGGGACCCGAAGCGGGCGGGGAGAGCGCCGTCATCCGCATCCTTCAGCAGGACATGCTCCGGTACACGTGGGCGGAGCTGGGCCTGATGGGTCCGGCCTGGGAAGCCCTCGAGGCGGCCCTCCGGGAGCCCTGGGGGATGGTCGTCGTCGCCGGTCCGACGGGGAGCGGCAAGTCCACGACGTTTCACAAGCTCGTCCAGCGGCTCCCGGCTCATTTTAAGGTCCTGACCGTCGAGGACCCCATCGAGTACGTCCATCCCGGCATCGTCCAGTGTCAGGTCTCCGAGCACATGTCCTTTGCGTGCGCCGTCCGGGCCTTTCTGCGACAGGACCCGGACGTCATCCTCGTCGGCGAGGTCCGGGACGCCGAGACGGCCCGGGCCGCCCTGGAAGCGGCCTCGACGGGCCACCTCGTCCTGACGACCGTCCACGCCCATACGGCCCTGCAGGTCGTGGACCGTCTGGAGCGGATGGACCTGGACCGGGCCTGGGTCGCTCGCGTCCTGCGGGTCGTCGCCACGCAGGAGCTGGTCCGGCGGCCCTGTCCCCACTGCGGCGAGTGGGCGTCTCCCGAAGAGGTCGTGCATCCGGCCCTGCAGGTCCGCATCCGGGAGGCCGGTGTCGGTCGGGTCTGGGTCGGACGGGGATGCTCCCGTTGCGCCGGCCGGGGCTTGGCCCGGGGTGGGGGCCTCACTCGAGTGCCCGTGCTTTCGACGGTGACGGTCTCCGACGACGTGCGGTTAGCCATCGAGGCCCGGCGCCGGCCGGGTGAGGTCCTCCGGGTCTGCATCGCGGCCGGCGGCTACGTATCCCGGTGGGAGAGCGCCCTCTTTCTGACGGGCCGTCGCCTGCTGGACGGCCGTTACCTGAACGTCCTGGGGGGCGACGATGTTTGA